Genomic segment of Saprospira sp. CCB-QB6:
TCGATGGCCGATAATCTAAATCCCGAATATTATCGGGCAAATCAATTTGTCGGCTACAAATACGGCTCGAATTAAAAACATCTCGTTGCTTTAAGAACTGGCTTAAAGCACCTGCCCCTTGATCAATAACATTGACCAAATCATTTACCTCGGCAAGACGATAAATACCTAGCGCCTCCGCTAACTTATTCAAATCAACCAGCCCTAATTTTTGCTCTTGAGGAAAATGTATATAATCAAAAGGAGGTTTCAAAAACTGGCCGTTGCCAATATGTAGTGGACTTAAACAGCGAATTTGCAATTCATAAACCTTATTCTTTGCGGCTTGATAGCGATCATTGTTCATTAGGCTTCTGTTTTTGATAAAAAAATAGGTAGCATAATAGGATTGGTCGCTCGCCAAACAGGATGAAAAACCTTTGTTTCTTTAGGATTTAAATTATGTACTTGTCCCTGAGGTTCAAACTCAGTTTGCAAACAAGCAGCTGTTTCAAAAACATATAATCCTGCTTTCCGAAAACCCGAAGCATTATTTTCTGCTTCGCAATCCGTTACTATAGAGATATAGCCTCTTAATTTACCTAGCTGATAATAACTATCCTTTAACTCAATTTGATTTAGCTCTTCTTTTGAGGGAGAATAAGTACCCAAGCTAATATAATGTTGACTTTTCTTTTCTGATTTTTTAATATTCATTCTTTGCGCCTCTATCTCTGCTTCAAAGTGACCATGCCCTGTGCTTCTGTCAGTACCAATTCCTTGATCCGCTAACAAACGAAAAGCAGCTTTCACCTTTTTCAAACTGTCTTCATTTTCTGTTTGTAAAATAAAAAATAGCCCCGCTTCTTCCTCAAAAAAGATCTTATCCATGCTGTAAGGAGTAGCCTGAACTCCCTGCTCTAAATGCACATGATCTACGATATCCGTTTTCTGAACTTTAAGGCCTTTATTCTCTGCCTTTAATTCCTCTAACTTTTCCCATACTGCCAAAGTACATTTAGACTTAGAGTATAATAGCTTATAATCAGCAGTTAATGCTAAATCATTTAAGTTTTCACCTTTTAACAAAGCAAAAAAGCAGCCTTCTTCCAAAAAGCTTATTTTCTTCAGTTCTTTTTCTGTAAGCCCTAATGAGTCCTTTAATTCATCTAGCTTGAAGGGCAACTCATAGGGAAAAGAAGCTGGTTTAGGATAAAGCCTAATTTTAGTTCCCTCCTTTTTATCCTCCCAAAAAGGAAAGGCTGAGCTTAGACGAAAACTATTCATAAAAGCCAGACCTGTCGCAGGATCAGCCAACTCATCAAAAAGTTGTAGTGCAGCAGCAAAGAGCGCAGACTGTATGCGATCAGAACTTAAATCTTTTTCTGAACGGTCATAGCGATTGGGAATTCCTCTAGAAAGGTGTAAACCGCCCTTAAAATTTTTCAAATAAAATCGGTAGTACATAGAAGTAGTGATCTATCAGTTGAAAGAATATTAAACTAAAATGCTAAGACTAGACTAACTGCTTAAGTACAGCATATTTACTCTTAAAGGCAGTAAGTTGGTTTACAGGCTCTCCTTCTTCTCCCAAGTAAAATTTTACTGATCGCTTAGTAATACTCTGCAGCTGAATTTTAATCTGGCCACTTCCTCTTGAACCATGCCCTCCTAAATAATCATCTTGCAATAAAGCCATGGCAGCAAATAGGTTAGAAAGTAGTTCGTGTTCATGTACACTACTAATTTCATCTCCTTCATGAATATTAAGCACCATTTCAAAATTGAACTTGGCTCCAGCAGGAACTCGTTCTAGTTGTCTTGGCATAGCCGCAGAAGTGATCCGGTCAATCACTACCTCTGTTTTAATTTCAGCAAATAAAGCTTCAGTTTGGTCAAGCTCATCAATAGAATCTTCATCCAAGTAAGCATCCCGAACTAATACACGGGAAGGAATTTGACTCCTTTCACCATTTGCATTTCCAAATAGCTTTACTGAAATATCTGCAGAATTTTCGGATGGTCCATTTTCCACCTTTCCCATTCGCTTTGTTCCAATTTGTCCCATCGCTAATTCGAGTAAAGAACGCAACTTCCCCTTTAATGAGCTTCCTGGAATATAAGGCTGATTGTTAACTGGGTGGCGAACAACTGAATTGTCAACCCCTCCAATAGAAAGGCTATTATTCGTCCCTCCAATATGTAATCCTGTTAGCAAAATAATGCTACCTTTTAAAATCTGCTTTTCTTTAATTTTATATGTCATGATTATTTGTATTAAAAGTGATCCACAATTTTAGCTTAGAAAGCTTAATCTCTTCCTCCACTTGCTTTATGAAATGCCAAAACAGCTTCAAACAAATCGCAAAAACGCCAAAATGCATCTTTAAACAATTTCCCTTTAAGCTCTCCATTATGCTCCCCACACTCAGCTACTGCTGTATACATTTTGTCAAACTCCTTCTGAAAAAGTTCAATTCCTCTTCCGCCTCCTCGTCGAGCCGCATAAGCCACCTTAGGGCTGAGTAATAGAAAAGACCTATATGCCTTATCCATTTTTAGATCAACCTTTAATTTATGTTCTTCAGTAGTAGACTCTGTTAAAGAAATTCCCTTCATTGTGGCCTGAATACGTTTCACTTCAGAGTACACATTCCGAATTTGAGAGGTTGTCATATAATTTTTAGCTAAAGCAGCACCTAGTTTTTGTGCATATTTAATCCCCAAACTATTTAGTTTAACCTTGATCCATTCCGGCTTAAAATCTGCCTTAAAATCATCCATAACAAATATTTATTTATTGGTTCTTTTCAATTTTTTTGCATCCTTTGCTCGAGTTTCAAACTCTGCCCAACGAGCAGCAATATTCAATAACTCTAGAAAATGATAATGAGACTTATGCTCAAAACTATCATCTCTATTTACTCCAGTATATCTATTCGTAAAGATTCCTGCCTTAATTTTTTCTAGTGCTTTTTTAGATTCCAAAAGTTCCTCTTGATAGTCTACTATATCTAGTCCAGAAGACACAATTTGATCTCCATAGCTTTCTCTGAGCAACTTTTCATAATTCTGAAATAAACTTTTACTCAAACGGCCTAAATCATAGGCAGCCATCCATATCCAACGAGGAGAGTTTTTTTCTACATTATATCCCTTCATCATTTTATAGTAGCTCTGAATCCGGCCTAAGATACTTCTAGGTAGTCCCCCTCTTTGTTTAGCCAGCTTATCTTCCTTGACCTTCTTTAAATCATTAAAGAGATGATGTACCAACTTAAACTCTGTATCCCAATGCAAAGCATGGTCTAAAAATGCAATACTATTTTTCTTTCGAAGAGCTTCCTTCCCATCTTCCTCAAACTTATGTTTTTTAGCCTGCTCTTCTAATTTCCCAGCAATTTCAGCAGCCTTTAAAATGGGAAACTTTTCTCGCACAATAGCCAGTCCTCCAGATAAAGTCAAGCGATCTTTTTCTGTCAATGAGCAACCAAAGCGTTCAAAATCTTCCTTAATTTCCATGGCCATCTTTATTAAGATGTTCCAACGCCCCACAATAAAGAGATCATCACCACCAGCATAAATAATTTGACTGTACTCACTGATTTTATTCTCCGGCTCTTCAACTGTTTTTTCATCTTCCCAAATGCGATTCAACCAGCCCTTAAAAAACCAATCTAATTGATGTGAAACAGCACTATAATAAGCCAAACTTAAATGGGGCCGTACCAATTTATTCTTAGAGTCGATATAGGGAATATGTTCTTGAAAGGTTGCGCCCAAACCATCTACATCCATACGCAAAACGCCTAAGCGGGTAAACAAACCTTCCTCTAATTTTTCTCTATTCTTAAGTTGCTCTTTCTGTTGCTCTGGAGATAGGTTGCTCGCTAATTCTTCAAAAGTTTTTGGCCGAATAGATTCATCCTCCATTTTTGCAATGGAATTCCCCCCATAAACGGTAATAAAATCTACTGTTTTAAGTGCTTTCCCGATAGATGAACTACTTTTTTCATCTACTTTTTTCAAGGCCCAAATAGTTTGCACCTTATTTCTGTCTAATTTTTTCCAAAGCTCATCTCCCATTGTAATGAATACATCTACCACAGCTAAACCGTATTCTCTAGCATGGCGCAAAGGCTGAAGATGTGCAGAAGACTCGCGAGGAGAATACTTAGCTATTCCTCCAGCTGTTTTCTTTGCAAATAAAACTTCATCCAACTCCTCTATTTTTTCATCCACAGAAAAAACTAAATACTTAGCTTCTCGTAGTCTTCGGCCCGCAATAATTTGCATGGCGCTATCTTCAGACAAGAAACTAACGCCCTTGGCCTCAAAGGTCTCTAATTTGCTCTCAAGTTTTTGTTTTGCCGCTATAAAATAATTGGGCTCTATAGTTTCAGTTTTATCTTCTGTTGTATCCCAAAACCAAATCTTCCGCTCATTCGCTGAAATCATATCCCCAGTCATGGCATCATGCCGTTGAGCAGAGATCTCTTCCTCTATTGGATCAAAAAAATGAGCCGTATTTTTTATATGAAAAGCAAGTTGCCGCTTTTTTGCTCGACCAATTTTTTCTTGAAAAAGCGTTTCTATAGCCTGAGTTAAGCCTTCCGGTTTTGACTGGTTCAAATCGGATTCCACTACTGGCTGATAAGCCATTATCACAGATAGTTTTTCAGCATACTGCTTAAATAAAGCTTTTTGCAAACGTTGAATAAAACTTCCCTCTCCTTCAAGATCTAAGGTAGCTTGCAACTTTTTTGTATGTGGGAGCAAAAGAAAGAAGTTTCCTCCAGAAGCATAAATTACCTGCCCATCTACAAGTTCTAGTTCCTTCATCAGTAGCTGCAAAACAACATCCCCCAACAGCTGAATATAAAAACTGCGACCTTTTAGGTTTTTAGAGGCATTCTTACTAGCTATTCCATAAATATAATTTTGGATACCTGAAATATCCGCTCGAACTAATGCAAAGGCTTTTTCCTCCCGTTTTTCTTCTTGCTCCAATTGACAAAGGCTATACACAACAGCAGCACGCAAACGATTGAAGTCAAAAAAAGAAACATCAGCATGAGCCTGACTCACTGAAGGCAAGCGAGAAGCATAGTGCTCTAATAAGGTATGCAGTTTTATGCTATACCTTTTCAAGTCCTTAAGCCCAGTAGTAGGCAGCTCATTCACATCCCTTTTAAAGGCCTTCCATAATTCCGCTTTTGCCACTTCTGCATCTTTTATTTCCGACTTTTTCAAAGGAAAACCCTTTTCATCTAATTCTTGTACAGAAGGAAAAATACCATAAGCTCTTTTTTTCTCTGGATTTTTCAAGCCTTCCATTGGAGACATCAAAACTTCATGCTTTGCATGAACATCTGCTCCAGCAGCAGCCAGTTTACTCGCTCTAGCTAAAAATTGCTGATAAAGTTCCTCCTGTCCTTCTACATATTCAGCCCGTTTCGCTTCCATTCCTGGAATATCTTCTAAAAGCGCTGCTATATATAACTTATATGCCTGCTCTTTGCTCATTTGATGCTCCATTATTTTTTCTAGTATATAAACAAAAGAGACCTACAGCAATCCATTTAAAATTGCTGTAGGTCTATAAGTCTTTATTTTTAATATAGGCTCTCCACCGGCCTTGTTGCATAAATCTAACAAATTAAAAACCAGTTAATTACAAAAAACCTTGCGAATTAGGCATAAAAAAAGGGACAAGCCCCGTAGATTTAAGTTTTTTCGACGAACAATAAAACCTCGAGCTGTCCCATGACAAATCTAAAAAAAACATACAGAATTACGCACTAACCAACAGATTTTATACGGCCCAAGGTAAGTTTCTTTTTAATGTTTGGTTCCCACCTTTGGCAAGCAAAAACCTCATAGCTAAGCCTTCAAAACGCGGCAGACCTAAAACAATTTCTGATGAATTTATTCGCTATTTATTCCGTTTAAAAGTGCTTTTTTCTTTTGGATATCGACAATTAGAAGGCATTCTAAAATGCGTTATTTACAAATATAATTTGGATACTAAACCCATATCTTTTACTCAAATATATCGTAGAATCAAGCAACTAAAGCTGAATATTAAGTCTAAAAAGAGGGCTAAAGAAAGATCGGTAGCAATAGATAGTACAGGACTAAAAACAAAAGGACAGGGAGAATGGTTAAGAAAAAATACTTGGAAAAGCAGCGCTCTAGCTGGATTAAAGTACATTTAGCAGTGGATGATAAAACAGGAGAAATATTATCTGTAGAGATTACCACAGAGCGAAAAACCGATGCTTCTCAACTCCCCAAAATGATGAAAAAAATGAAATCCTTGAATATCCGCCAAGTTTATGCAGATGGCGCCTATGACCAAATAAAATGTCGGGAAGCAATTTGTAAGGCTGGAGCGGTACCGTTTATTCCCCCACGTAAAAATGCTCGCCTAAAAAAAGGAAAAGATGGAGAGCTGGTTGACAGTTATCGCAATGATGATATTTTATATATCTGGGAGTTGGGAGCTACTGCTTGGAAACAAGATTTAGGCTATCATCGTCGAAATTTAAGCGAAACTGCAATGATGCGACTCAAGCACTTTTTCTCTGAACGGCTCTCTTCGCTCAGCTTTAAAATGCAGAAGCAAGAAGTCCTGATGCGTATTCAAATTTTAAATGAGCTTAATGCTACCAAGTTGGAAATTGCTGCTAATCAGTAAATTACGATTTATGCAACAAGGCCCTCTCCACCACGATTTATTTGTTTTGTCTTTAGGTTCTCCCAAATTAGCTTTCAAAAATAAAAAAAGCAAGTTTTGCCTTTCTTTTTCACAAAAAAGGAACTAGCTGTCCAGCCTATCTAGAATATTTTATTTTTTCTGTTTTTTTATAGGCCTCGCTACGCTCGTCGGCGGTTACTCCCTTTGGTCGTCGAACTGCGCCCTAAAGGGCTTGTTGTCGTTTCGCAGCTCGCTGTTACTTGCTTCGCTGCGTCGGCTCCCGTTGGTCGGGTCACTCGGCTCTGCCCTTCGGCCAGCCTTTGATAAAAATTTTAAGCTAGTTATGGAGGGGAAAAATAACGATGAATAGCTGGAAATTAAATCAAAGGATAGAAGTGACAGGGCTTTTATTTGGCCTTTGCCGCTCATCCATTTTTTTTCTTGGGGCTTTTTTCTCCGGCCTTTTGAGGGTATTGTTTTTTCCTACTATTTCTAGCCCCATAGATTAAAAACCCACAGCAAAAAAGAAAGCTATTCTACATCAAAAAAAATGAGCCGAAGGTTAAAACCATCGGCCCATAAAAAATGGACTAAAAATCATTGCCTGCCTAAGAACAAACTCCTAGGCTAAGTTTTTTTGTCAGCTCGCTAAAGAGGGCCTCTTTTTATTTTAAAAAATAAAATTCTCTGTTTTTTTATCCCAATTGCTAATTGAAAGCCGCTAATTGAAAAGGGGGATTTAAGGGCCGAAGAAAAAAGCCCAGAGAAAAAACTAAAGCTGTGCAGGCCCAGCGCTGCGCAGGGGTGGCCGAAGGCCAGACCGAGTTTTTTGAGCGTAGCGAAAAAAAAACGAAGGGCCGAACAGACCTGTGAGCCCCGCAGCATAGCGGCGGCCAAACTAGGCAAAGCCTAGTTTGGCCGCGGGCCCCAAAAAAATAATTTTCTGGAAACAGTAAGCTTTTTTGCTCTATTTTATTTTAGGCAAACAATTCCTTCAAGCCTTCTGCATGGCTGCTAGGCGCTTTGCCCAAAATTGTAGTTAAATCGCTGGGAGTATCTACAATGAACTGGCCGGCTTCCATATCTTGGCAAAAACCTAACAACATTTGTTGTACTGGCTCGGGCAAGCCCATTTTATTGAGCTGTGCCAAATAATCGGCTTCAGTGAGTGAAACAAAAGGAACATCCAATTGCTTGGCAATTTCTGCAAAGCTTAGGGCTTCGGGATGATGTAATTCATAATATTTTTTCTCTAGCTTATCGGCTAAAAGTAGTTTGGCTGCAACCTGTGCCAATTCACTACGCAAAACAAAAGGCACCGCTCCCGATTTGATGGGCAGATAAACACCTTGAGGTTGAGGGCCCAAAAAGAAATCTTTGAGTACATCCAAATAAAGTGTGTTACGCAAACTAGCCGCCGACTCAAAATTGGCCGCCATAATGTGTTTTTCCGTTTCAAAGTGATCGCTCATCATCCCTTTTAGGGCTGCATCTTCAACTGATTTCATGCTTACGCCAGTATAAAGTACGCGTTTCACGCCTGCATCCTTAGCTGCATCCACAAAATTTTTGTGTTGCTCTAGACGATTGGGATCTCCACCAGAGATGAGCATAAGTGTATCAACGCCCTGCATCGCTTGAGCAATAGCGGCTTTATTATTATAATCCCCAACGGCAAGCTCTACACCCAAATCCTTTAGGAATGCTGCTTTTTCTTCGTTGCGTACATAAGCGCGAATTTCTTTGGCCGCAATACTTTTGAGTAGTTCGCGAATAATTCCCTGCCCCAATTGGCCTGTTGCTCCATTAACTAAGATCATGTTCTTATGAAATTTATTTTGAATAGAAATTTTGTCTTTGACAAATCTACTGTAAATTTACTTCTCTTTATATAGTACTATACTATTGTATAGCGCTATACAATAGTATACCACACAAAAATGCACGCTAATGAACGAGGATTATTTTAATGGAATAAAATGCCCTAAAAAATATGTTTTGGCGCTAAATGACAGCCTAAATGTAGTGACGGGCAAATGGAAACTGGCGATTGTGAGTTGTCTTTTTTTTGAGGCCAAGCGTTTTTCTGGCATTCAAGAGATGTTGCCTCAAATTAGCCCTCGAATGTTGTCTAAAGAACTTAAAGAGTTAGAGCTCAATGGTATTTTGGTTCGTAAAGTTTATAATCAAACGCCTGTATTGATTCAATATGAACTCACGAGTTCGGGCCATGCGCTCAAAAAAGTCTTGGACCAGATGGTCGACTGGGGATTATCGCATCGCGAAAAACAAATGGTTAAAGCCTAAACTTAGGCCGCCTGTCCAAAAATTATTGGATGGGCTTTTTTGTTTTGCATCAGCTTCAATCCTTGTAAAAGCAACTGATAATAGAGGGCAATAAAGCGGTTGAGCAAAGTCAAAGGGGTTTGCAAAGGCCATAAATTTTGCGAACTGCTCTGCGATTTCTCCTTTTTCACTTCTTTCTGCGGCAAATCTTTTTGCGATTGCCCCTGTAACAAACCCAAGCTAATGAGTTGCTCATAAATTTGCGTCAGCTCTTGCAGCTCCGTATAAATTTGCTCGGGCTGGCCCAAAGCCCGAAAAATGAGAAGGAACTCTCCAAACAAAAATTTTCTGCGGGCAATAAATTCTTCCAAACCCGCCGCACGCAAGCGTTTGCGCAAGGTTGGATAAGAAATGTCGTAAAATGCCTTGAGCATTTTTTTGCTCAGTTTATAATCTTGAAGTTTTTGCTGGAGATTCATCATGGGGCTGTATTTTTTTGTTGTTTTTAAAGTTAAGTTTATTTTTTGGGGATTGCAAGCGTAAGTAAAAAAGCGGCAGAAAAATCATCCAGATTTTTCTGCCGTTTGCTAATTGAAAGCTGCTATTTGAAAGGGGGATTTTTATCCCTCATAAATTTCATAAGAACCCTAGGGCCTTGGCTAAAAAAATTGCCCTCCCCTCATTCGAGGTTTTTTTTTAGACCTTGTTGTTTGGCGCTTGTTTTTTGTCTTTTTACAGACCTGTGGGTTAAAACCCACAGCAAAAAAGAAAGCTATTCTACATCCAATAAAATGAGCCGATGGTTGAAACCATCGGCCCATAAAAAATCTTGATTGTAGCTGAGGATTTTAATCCTCGGCTACTTTTTTTTATCCTGTTTTGTACTCTTGCTGTAGGTTTTAACCTACAGGTCCAATTATTTTTTTCAGCCTAAAAATTATTTCTCACATTTAAGCCAGCTTTTTTCCCAAGAGAAATTTTTGTCCTTGTTTTTTATGGAGGTTTTCAAGCCTCCATTTTTAAAGCCATGCCTTTTTGTTGTATGGCTGTAGGTTTCAACCTACAGCCCACAGCAGTTTTTCGCCGAAGAAAAATTCCATGGTTTTTTGATCCAATTGCTAATTGAAAGCCGCTATTTGAAAGGGGGATTTTTTTTTGGACCTTGTTGTTTGACGCTTGTTTTTTTGTCTTTTTACAGACCTGTGGGTTAAAACCCACAGCAAAAAAAACTATTCTACATCAATAAAAATGGGCCGATGGTTAAAACCATCGGCCCATAAAAAATCTTGATTATAGCTGAGGATTTTAATCCTCGGCTACTTTTTTTATCCTGTTTTGTACTCTTGCTGTAGGTTTTAACCTACAGGTCCAATTATTTTTTTCAGCCTAAAAATTATTTCTCACATTTAAGCCAGCTTTTTTCCCAAGAGAAATTTTTGTCCTTGTTTTTTATGGAGGTTTTCAAGCCTCCATTTTTAAAGCCATGCCTTTTTGTTGCCTGGCTGCAGGTTTCACCCTACAACCCACAGCAGTTTTTCGCCGAAGAAAAAATTCATTGTTTTTTTGCCCAAATTGCTATTTGAAAGCCGCTATTTGAAAGGGAGATTTTTTTTTGGACCTTGTTGTTTGACGCTTGTTTTTTGTCTTTTTACAGACCTGTGGGTTAAAACCCACAGCAAAAAAAACTATTCTACATCAAAAAAAATGAGCCGATGGTTGAAACCATCGGCCCATAAAAAATCTTGATCGTAGCTGAGGATTTTAATCCTCGGCTACTTTTTTTTATCCTGTTTTGTACTCTTGCTGTAGGTTTTACAAGCGAATGCGTTGATTGTACTTCAAAAAATAATCATCACCCAAACTGGCAATCAAAAGACTGGCCTTTTCTTCTTCGCAACGGCGCTGAATCAATTCACAAGCAAGACGAATATTTTCTTGGTCCAAATGCGCAAAGGGTTCATCCATCAATAAAAGCGAAAAGGGTTGACTGAGCGCACGAATGATCGCAATGCGTTGTTTTTGGCCATAAGACAACAATTCTGTAGGCCGATCCCAATGCTCCATCATATCTAAAGCTTCGGCAGCAGCTTTGAGTTGGTCCAAATTCATGGCGGGATTTAATTCTTGTTTGAGCATTAAATTTTCAGCCATGCTGAGCTGAGGAAACAAACGCAAATCTTGAAAAATAATCGCCAATTCGTTTTGCCGCAAAATAGCCCAATCTTCTGCAGAAAATTGTCGAATATCTTTTCCTTTCCAAGAAATGCTGCCACGATAATCTTGGCGCAAACCATAAAGCAAATGCTGAAAGGTAGTTTTTCCGCGGCCCGAAGGCGCTTCTAAAAAATAAGCCGTTTCTTCTGCCAAGGCCCAATCACAAGCCCAAACTTCTGAGGTCGACAAATCTTTTTCTTGTAAAGGGAGCGGAATCAAATTTGAAAATTGAAACATCCTATTTTTTTTCAAAAATTTCGGCCAACTTGGCTTCCAAAGCCGGACCTCTTAAATTTTTGGCCAATACTCGGCCCTCTGCATCCAACAAAAGTGTAAAAGGAATGCCCCGAACACCATACAATTTTGCAGGCGCCGAACTCCAACCCTTTAAATCAGAAACATGATGCCAAGTCAACTGATCTTTTTCAATGGCATTGAGCCAACGATCGCGATTATTATCTAGAGAAACACCCAAAATTTCAAATCCCTGATCTTTATATTGTTCGTAAACTTTGCGCACATTCGGGTTCTCTCTGCGACAAGGGCCACACCAACTGGCCCAAAAATCAACCAAAACTACTTTTCCACGCAAATCAGAAAGCTTGAGCATTTCGCCCTCTGGCGTCGCCACCTCAAAATCGGGCGCCAAACCACCAATAGGCGCCGCACCACGCACTTTAATAATCTGCTGCTGAATAAAATTGTCTAAAACTTCTGATTTTCCGCCATGAATTTTCTGGTAACGCTCGGCATATTGCACAAATAATTCTTTTTGCTGAGCCGACAATAAACCAAAAGCTACGCCCAATAAAGCCGATTGATGATGGGGACTCTCCTGCCCTACCGCATCCAAAGTTTTGTCCAAATAATTTTGCACTTCCTCCACCGATAATCCTACCCGACTCACATTGGTCGCATAACTTTTAATGGCCTCATAAAAGAAAGGAATCCGTTTGAAGGTCCCATCAGAAAGATCGGTAAACTGAAAATAAGTTTGAGCCAAATAATCGCCCTCTCTTTGCTCCGCCGAACTTTTGTTATTTTGAAAAGAAAGATAAGTATACAAGCCCACAATTTTGGCCAATTCCGGCTGCTCCTTTTTCAAATCCAAATAATAAGACTTGCGGCGAAAATCCAGCGCCTCCAATTGCTTATCCAAATCCGCCAGCGCCTTAGGATCATTCATATTTTGCTTATAAGCCGAAATCAGCGCAAAAAAACTAGCGCTTTGCTCCCGAATACTATCCAACATGACCACAAAAGCCTGATTGGTCTTCGATTTTTGTACCGTATAAGCATTGATATCCTCGCAACCACCCGTCAATACCACTTTTTTCTCATTGCCCAAATAAAGCGGCCGCATCTGGTTGAGCGAAGTGCCCAAATAATAATTTCCTTCCTCCAACTCGCCACTATAAATATAGCGCTTAGCCGATTTAGTTGCACTAACTTCCATCGCACTAAAAGGCTCCACCTGCGTGCCGGTCCACTGAAAAAGCTGCAAATTTTCCAACTCGCAATCAGCAGCCAATTCCACTTCCAAACTCATCTTTTTTTGTGCGCTCAAACTGCTGGCAAGCAACAAGAGCAAAAACATCCAACTTTTTGACATCTATCTTTTTTTTGCTAATTTTTTTTGATCTTTTTTTGGGGCTGCCCCTCCCGTTGGCTCGGGTCGGGCTGTTGCGCAGCTCGCTATTCGCTCGGCCCTGCGCAAAAAACAAGTTTTTGCTTGGTCTGCGGCTTTGCCGCACTGCCTACCATCGCTAGGCCAGTCGCTTCGCTCCTTTGCAGGCGGCTTCGCCGCCTGCGGGCCAAAGAACTGACCTTCTAAAAGTACAAACTATTCTATGTATTTAAAAATTTGGGCTTTTCCTTAAAACTTGTTTAAAAAGTAATGGAGAAATAAGCCCTAGCCTAAAGTTTATCCTTAAGTTTGGGCCTTCTGAAAAATGTGACCAAATGATTCGTTATTACCGACTAGAAGACCGCAAATTGCAAGAGCTTCCTGAAATGCAAGCGCCTTGCTGGGTCAATATTTCGCCTCCTTTCAATATTGCAAGCATAGAAGCCTTAGCCGAAGAGCTAGAGCTTGACCTAGATTATTTGACCGATCCCTTAGATATTGATGAACGGACCCGTTTTGAGTTTAGCGATGAAGGCAAACTCATTATTTTAAATACGCCCGTGCTCAATGACCATAGTACAGAAGAAAGAACGCTTTACATTACCGTTCCGATGGGACTAATCTGGACGCCAGATTATTTTATTACCATTTCTTCCTATGAGAACTCAGTCTTGCAGAGTTTTTTGGGCCAAAAAGTCAAGGATTTTAATCCGATGGACCCTTCTTTATTTGTTTTGCAGATTTTGGAGCAAAACGTCTATGCTTATTTGCGTTGTTTGAAAGATATCAATGTTCGGCGGAATGTAGTGGAGCAAGAGGTTTATGAATCTTCTAAGAATCGGGACCTAAAAAAATTGCTCAACCTAGAAAAGTCTTTGGTTTACTTTGTTACTGAACTCACCACCATCAATCAGTTAATGAGTAAAATTCAAAGGACCAATTTTCTGGGTATTCGGGGCAATGAAGAAAAAGAAGACCTTTTTGAGGACATCCTCATTGATAATCGCCAAGCTTTGGAGATGGCTCATATTTACTCCAATATTTTGGGGGGCACCATGGAAGCCCTAGCCTCTA
This window contains:
- the csm4 gene encoding type III-A CRISPR-associated RAMP protein Csm4, which codes for MYYRFYLKNFKGGLHLSRGIPNRYDRSEKDLSSDRIQSALFAAALQLFDELADPATGLAFMNSFRLSSAFPFWEDKKEGTKIRLYPKPASFPYELPFKLDELKDSLGLTEKELKKISFLEEGCFFALLKGENLNDLALTADYKLLYSKSKCTLAVWEKLEELKAENKGLKVQKTDIVDHVHLEQGVQATPYSMDKIFFEEEAGLFFILQTENEDSLKKVKAAFRLLADQGIGTDRSTGHGHFEAEIEAQRMNIKKSEKKSQHYISLGTYSPSKEELNQIELKDSYYQLGKLRGYISIVTDCEAENNASGFRKAGLYVFETAACLQTEFEPQGQVHNLNPKETKVFHPVWRATNPIMLPIFLSKTEA
- the csm3 gene encoding type III-A CRISPR-associated RAMP protein Csm3 encodes the protein MTYKIKEKQILKGSIILLTGLHIGGTNNSLSIGGVDNSVVRHPVNNQPYIPGSSLKGKLRSLLELAMGQIGTKRMGKVENGPSENSADISVKLFGNANGERSQIPSRVLVRDAYLDEDSIDELDQTEALFAEIKTEVVIDRITSAAMPRQLERVPAGAKFNFEMVLNIHEGDEISSVHEHELLSNLFAAMALLQDDYLGGHGSRGSGQIKIQLQSITKRSVKFYLGEEGEPVNQLTAFKSKYAVLKQLV
- the csm2 gene encoding type III-A CRISPR-associated protein Csm2 gives rise to the protein MDDFKADFKPEWIKVKLNSLGIKYAQKLGAALAKNYMTTSQIRNVYSEVKRIQATMKGISLTESTTEEHKLKVDLKMDKAYRSFLLLSPKVAYAARRGGGRGIELFQKEFDKMYTAVAECGEHNGELKGKLFKDAFWRFCDLFEAVLAFHKASGGRD
- the cas10 gene encoding type III-A CRISPR-associated protein Cas10/Csm1, with protein sequence MSKEQAYKLYIAALLEDIPGMEAKRAEYVEGQEELYQQFLARASKLAAAGADVHAKHEVLMSPMEGLKNPEKKRAYGIFPSVQELDEKGFPLKKSEIKDAEVAKAELWKAFKRDVNELPTTGLKDLKRYSIKLHTLLEHYASRLPSVSQAHADVSFFDFNRLRAAVVYSLCQLEQEEKREEKAFALVRADISGIQNYIYGIASKNASKNLKGRSFYIQLLGDVVLQLLMKELELVDGQVIYASGGNFFLLLPHTKKLQATLDLEGEGSFIQRLQKALFKQYAEKLSVIMAYQPVVESDLNQSKPEGLTQAIETLFQEKIGRAKKRQLAFHIKNTAHFFDPIEEEISAQRHDAMTGDMISANERKIWFWDTTEDKTETIEPNYFIAAKQKLESKLETFEAKGVSFLSEDSAMQIIAGRRLREAKYLVFSVDEKIEELDEVLFAKKTAGGIAKYSPRESSAHLQPLRHAREYGLAVVDVFITMGDELWKKLDRNKVQTIWALKKVDEKSSSSIGKALKTVDFITVYGGNSIAKMEDESIRPKTFEELASNLSPEQQKEQLKNREKLEEGLFTRLGVLRMDVDGLGATFQEHIPYIDSKNKLVRPHLSLAYYSAVSHQLDWFFKGWLNRIWEDEKTVEEPENKISEYSQIIYAGGDDLFIVGRWNILIKMAMEIKEDFERFGCSLTEKDRLTLSGGLAIVREKFPILKAAEIAGKLEEQAKKHKFEEDGKEALRKKNSIAFLDHALHWDTEFKLVHHLFNDLKKVKEDKLAKQRGGLPRSILGRIQSYYKMMKGYNVEKNSPRWIWMAAYDLGRLSKSLFQNYEKLLRESYGDQIVSSGLDIVDYQEELLESKKALEKIKAGIFTNRYTGVNRDDSFEHKSHYHFLELLNIAARWAEFETRAKDAKKLKRTNK
- a CDS encoding transposase; protein product: MASKNLIAKPSKRGRPKTISDEFIRYLFRLKVLFSFGYRQLEGILKCVIYKYNLDTKPISFTQIYRRIKQLKLNIKSKKRAKERSVAIDSTGLKTKGQGEWLRKNTWKSSALAGLKYI